The window CTTTCAAGTGAATTGATACATCACTGGAGATTGACCTTTTTGTGATATCTTGCTTCAATGACAAAGTTAACTTTGAATCTCGAGAGGACATATCAATTTTCCCACTACTTGGTTttaattgaaactaaaatgagAAGAAAACATGATAGTTAACTTCCACAGTTATAAAGAATACTACATTCAAGATACATTTACTTTCAAactcatataataataatatcaagtgaagctatgatcttcgcagttatgaacacaagttttacaattgcgtagagaagcctgaaaaattcaggacttcaacgaccTGAattttgtaattacttcgagttttgattggtttgctggattgtctccgacctttttgattggccaaagtaatttctttggttttggttttacggcactcgattgaaactagctctagagcagttttcaattgagtgtcgaaagtaattagataattactttggtttatgattacttcactcaatgattggttcaaagttctcgcgccactttttcaaccaatcacaaaccaatcgtggctcacgcgtgcacattttcccgcactttgtgtcgactacatgtaattacttcgagttttgattggtttgccggattgtctcagtcctttttgattgaccaaagtaacactcaattgaaacagTACCGTAATAATAATAGACTAGCTGAGCACAAGCTCAGCTACACTTTAATTGCTCTACTaaatgtatgtatttttttGCCCAAGACACCCAGTGTTACTTAATCAATGTACTAACCAGAGCTTTATCTGCCACTGGAACAAAGGGTTCTTTCTTATGTTCCAGCTTTCAGCACATTAATTATTTAACCCAGTGACTCACAAGTCAATGGATTAAAGGGGTTTTTGAGTGGACATAGGttgttaacccactgacacacTGACGACTTTCAGCATTCTTGATGAGATATCAAAAAATAAACGTGGatcaaccgtaaaatgacagatgttttacttcttgtttttattttttgcttgaagggttggggggaggggggggggaagggggcatcCCCTCTGTCCCTGAGTTAGTGGGTTAAGATATAAAACAATGTTTGCAAATAGAATGTAAACAGACAGAATAAATCAGTACATTTTTTGAAGAGTGAGCTATAACCATTGTGTTACTGCTACCAGTAATGGTACTAAGGTCTCTTTATAATTTATCTCGGTGATAAACAAGACGTTCCACTCGAAAATACCCAAAAAATGACTGTTGTCCACAGTAGCGCATGTATAGCAAGATAAATAAGTTCCTGATGCGGTTGATCGACCAAGTTTCATAATCCATCACATAATTTTTACAGTAGCTTACGGCAGTGAACAACATATGTATATCATCGTCGCCCTCTGAGCATTTCACAGATATCCTCATCAGAAATGAATTCAAGTGGTTTcctctttctttcaaaaattcttAAATCTTCATAAAAGCTTATCCCTTTTAGGTGCAATGAAAAACTCATGCAAACGTGAGTCATCAATTCGAAAACACTTCCcgggaaaaacaaagaaaccatCAGAGACGTACCTTGAGTTTTTTTGAACTTACAACTGCATGGACATAATAACTATTGCTCAGTTTAAAAAGAGCTATTGATCCTGCTTCAAAATCCTTTTGAATGCGTTCCACACTTGACAATTTGACTTGTCCAGACACTTCACAAATCTTTTCGCCGTCAAGACGAGagaccgccatcttgaatttcgATTTGACCGAGCGGGAAAGAGAGTATATACCTCGTGCCAGTATGCCATATAGTCGCCTAGCATATAGTCGTCCACATCGCCAAGTACGTATTACTACTGATCAACTAACTGTACATATCCCTGTCCCTatctatgatcaactgtccctaccaCTTATCACCTGTCCCTATCCCTGATCAACCGTTCCTAGCACTGATCACCTGTCCTAAGCACCGttcaattgtccctagcactgatcaactgtcccttgcactgatcaattgtccctagcactgatcacctgtccttagcactgatcaattgtccctaacaCGGATCAACTGTCCCCAGATATGATCTACTGTCCCTAACTATGATTAACTATCCCTAGCTATGATCATATCCCCCTagccatgatcaactgtccctagccatAATCAACTGCCCAtaacactgatcaactgtccctagctatgatcgactgtccctaaatatgatcaactgtccctagctatgattATCTCTCCCTAGACGGGACCAAATGTCCCTACCACTCATCAACTGTCCCTACCACTGATCATCTGTTCCTAGCACTTATCAACTGTCCCTCGCACtatcaattgtccctagcaccGATCAACTAACCCTAGCACTGACCAATTGTCCCTAACacggatcaactgtccctagctatgatcgTCTGTCCCTAACTATGAttaactgtccctagctatgatcatcTCCCCCTAACCATGATCAATGTCCCCAGCACTTATCAACTGCCCGtaacactgatcaactgtccctagctatcATCTACTGTCCCTAACTATGATCAAatgtccctagctatgatcatcTCTTCCTAGCCAtgtcaactgtccctagcactaaTCAACTGTCCCTACTTATGACCAACTGTCCCTTAGTCACTCATCAACTGTCCCTaccactgatcaactgtccctagcacttaTCAACCGTGCGTAACACTGATCAACTATCCCTAATAATGATCGACTGCCCCCAGCtgtgatcaactgtccctagctatgatcaactgtccgtaacactgatcaactgtccctagctatgatcaactgtccccagctatgatcaactgtccctagctattaTCATTTCCCCCTagccatgatcaactgtccctagccatgatcaactgtccgtaacactgatcaactgtccctaactatgatcaactgtccttAGCTATGATCATCTCCCCCTagccatgatcaactgtccctagccatGATCAGCTGTCCGTAACACTGATCAACTGTTCCTAGCTATGATCCTAGCCATAATAAACTGTCCCTAGCCATAATCTACTGTCCAtaacactgatcaactgtccctagctattaTCATCTCTCCCTAGCCATGaccaactgtccctagcacttaTCAACTGTCCTTAATACTGATCAACTGTTCTTAGCTATGATCTTCTGTCCCTgactatgatcaactgtccctagctatgatcatctccccctagccatgatcaactgtccctggCCATAATCAACTGTCCGTAACACAAATCAACTGTCCCTACCTATGATCGACTGTCCCCatctatgatcaactgtccctagctattaTCATCTTTCCCTAGCCATGATCAACGGTCCCTAGCACTTATCAACTGTCCTTaatactgatcaactgtccATACCTGTGATCTTCTGTCCCtaactatgatcaactgtccctagctatgatcatctccccctagccatgatcaactgtccctagttatgatcaactgtccgtaacactgatcaactgtccctagctattaTCATCTCTCCCTAGCCATGaccaactgtccctagcacttaTCAACTGTCCTTAATACTGATCAACTGTTCTTAGCTATGATCTTCTGTCCCTgactatgatcaactgtccttAGCTATGATCATCTCCCCCTagccatgatcaactgtccctagccatAATCTACTGTCCATAACagtgatcaactgtccctagctatggTCGACTGTCCCTAGCTTTTATCATCTCTCCTTAGCCATGaccaactgtccctagcacttaTGAACTGTCCTTAATACTGATCAACTGTCTCTAGCCATAATCAACTGTCCGtaacactgatcaactgtccctaccTATGATCGACTGTCCTTAGctatgatcgactgtccctagctatTATCATCTCTCCCTagccatgatcaactgtccccaGCACTTATCAACCGTCCTtaacactgatcaactgtccctaccTGTGATCTtctgtccctagctatgatcaactgtccctagctatgatcatcTCTCCCTAGCACTTATCAACTGTCCGTAACACtaatcaactgtccctagctatcTTCTACTGTCCCtaactatgatcaactgtccctagctatggTCATCTCTTCCTagccatgatcaactgtccgtaacgctgatcaactgtcccagctatgatcgactgtccctaacaatgatcaactgtccctagccatGATTATCTCTCCCTAGCCATGATCATCTGTCCCTAGCTATGACCAACTGTCCCTACCACTGATCCACTGTTCCTAACACTTATCAACTGTCCCAAGCACTGATCAACCGttcctagcactgatcaactgaCCCTAGCACTCATCACCTGttcctagcactgatcaactgttcTTACTGAGTTTTCCTATTGGTGAGAGTGacgtttttgtttcgtttgaaaTACAGTTAGGGAGATTTGCATTTATAGTTAAAACGCTCCTGTTGGTCTCAAAACAATTAGGTATTACTTGGGGGTAATGTCGGCAATGGAGGCAGAAAACAGTAAAACGAACAAGATCTAGACGAGTTTAGTGAATGTATTTTGCCACAGAAATCAGAAAATacaacaattaaaagaaagagtGATTTGACATGGAACCGGATTTGTCATACGGAAAACGAGACGAGAGAAGTACAGCATATAGTAAATCCTTTATttaccaagcttgttcggtcaacaTAGCAGGATACAATTCGGATTAAAATCACCAACAATACAGATAAGTGCAACAGGATATTGCTTCAGAAAACAGGGGCAGTTGGTCACATTTACGGACCGACTCTATCAATGTTAGGGAAAGTTGATCAGTGCTGGGGACAATTTATCAGTACTGGGCACAAGTGACCAATGCTAGGGACAGTTAATCAGTGTTCAAACGATTGATCACAGCTAGGGACAGTTAATCAAAGCCTGGAAAGGTTGCCCAATGCTAGGGACgattgatcagtgctaggaaCATTTGATCACTGCTAGGGACAGTTGgtcatagctagggacagttgatcatggctAGGGAGAGATAATCATGGCTAGAgacagttgatcatagttagggacagtcgatcatagCTGGGACAGTTGATCAGAGTTACGGACAGTTCATCATGGCTAGGGGGAGATGATCATAGcaagggacagttgatcatagttagggacagaagatcatagctagggacagttgatcagtattACGGACAGTTGAtaagtgctagggacagtcgatcatggCTAGGGAGAGATGAtaatagctagggacagttgatcatagctGGGGACAGTCGATCATACCTAGGGACAGTTAATCAGTGTTACGGACAGATGATCATGGTTAGAGACAGTTGATCATGGCTAGGGGGAgatgatcatagctagggacagttgatcatagttaGGGGCAGAAGATCATAGCTGGGACAGTTGATCAGAGTTACGGACAGTTGATCATGTCTAGGGGGAGATGATCATAGCTAGGAACAGTTGATCATAGTTAGGGACAGGAGATCATAGCCAGGGACAGTTGAtaagtgctagggacagttgatcatggctAGGGAGAGATGAtaatagctagggacagttgatcatagctggggacagtcgatcatagctagggacagttaaTCAGTGTTACGGACAGCTGATCATGgttagggacagttgatcatggctAGGGGGAGATGATtatagctagggacagttgatcatagttagggacagaagatcatagctagggacagttgatcagtattAAGGACAGTTGAtaagtgctagggacagttgatcatggctAGGGAGAGATGAtaatagctagggacagttgatcatagctggggacagtcgatcatagctagggacagttgatcagtgttaCGAACAGCTGATCATGGCTAGGGACAGTTAATGAGTGGTAGGGACAGTTGGTCACGGCTAGGGAGAGATAATTATagctagggacaattgatcataggtagggacagttgatcagtgttaTGGACAGTTGATTATGGCTAGGGACAGTAAATCATGGCTAGGGGGATATGATCATAGCTAGGGATAGTTGATCATAGTTAGGGACAGTAGATCATATCTGGGGACAGTTGATCCGtgttagggacaattgatcagtgctaaggacaggtgatcagtgctagggacaattgaaCGGTGCTTAGGACAGGTGATCAGTGCTAGGAACGGTTGATCAGGGATAGGGACAGGTGATAAGtggtagggacagttgatcatagatAGGGACAGTGGTATGTACAATTGATCAGTAGTAATACGTACTTGGCGATATGGACGACTATATGCTAGGCGACTATATGGCATACTGGCACGAAGTATATACCCTCTTTCCCGCTCGGGTATATACCAGAAAGAGAGTGGCGACTGAGAGCTCTGAGACTACTCAGGGCAAACTCCTCAAAAACGACTTTTGAGGAAAACATTCGCAATTTCAGAGTCCATTTGCGTATGAGAGGCTATCCCAGGCATCTGGTTGAAGTGAAATTCACAGAAAGAGAGTCGGCTTTACAACAGAGACAAAAGACGCAAGATAAGCCACTGCCACTGCAATATCACCCACCAGTGGCTCATCTATATTAATGGCAAAATGGCATTGGATAGAGAACCAACCCTTACTCAGGGAAATATACACGGAGCCCCCTTTCATCTCCTACAGAAAGGGGAAATCCTTAAAAGATATACTTGTGGGAGCAAAACTCTAAGGGTCAAGGTACAACACCATCACGAGAAGTGGGAATTGTGTTTGGTCTATCAACATCCTTTTCATCTGTCAATTTGCGCGTGAAATTCGTTGTTTTCGTTCTACCGGAACGGATTTAATCGCGTAGAGCCACATTCTGGAACGGAATAGATTTAATCGCGTAGAGCCACATTCTGAAGCTTAAAGTAAACAATGCCGCGCTTTATTAGCGATCCTTTCTTGTATCCCGTTAGCTTCAAATTATGCGGTACTTTTGAGGTAAGACTGCAAGTGCATTCTCGAGTAAGCCGATCGTTTTCAATTCAGGAAACTCTAAAGAGcgaaacgttttcctttggcCTGCAATTTTTTGTCTAATTATAAGCACTATCATAcaaacaagttcgcatttagcgaccatagtttcacgcgccttgcagccgcaagatggcaggtttccatgtcccgaggacagaaatcttgaattttttttaacttcccacattgattttttgttcatttttggacaatgtggtgATAATTGTAAGTaaaatctgaaaagaaaagtaggggtcatcgaacatccaagatcgttaaatccaagaaaagctatagcaatggccatctgccctatcattgttcattttagtacttagcgcgcgcgcgctcgatgcatgacgtggcatgtgaatttgcgtgcgctgtaaggatgcgtgaacgtccttaagataGGCTGTGATGAAGATGATAAATGTACCTTCTGTAAACAAGAAGTCGAAACCATCTACCATCTGATGTTTCACTGTTTTTACTCAAAACACTTTTGGAGGCAGTTTGAATCCTACTTCTATTCAATAACAACTCGGCAGGTTCACCTAAATCTCAGAGATGTGTTGTTTGGTATTATcagaaaccaagagaaaatgaggggcaGGTTCACCTAAATCTCAGAGATGTGTTGTTTGGTATTATcagaaaccaagagaaaatgaggggacagagaaggaggctcccggtccaggccttgggatatgtcatgtccacgaaagttatttttagactagcggaggtcttccgagacgtccgcatgcaggccaacctcggtccgatgtttgaaagaaaatatatattcatcagcctttcacgtgcgccatcattttctcttttcactaagaacctgagagcgaggcaagactgcatgcggacgtctcagaagacagacttccgctggAACAAAGACtaccgctcgtctaaaaataactttcgtggacataacatatcccggccaacgccttgagcctccctctctgtcccctcattttctcttgcagaaacccataagggttgaaacgtgtaacgcgcgttcacagcttccgaatattcagtgcgaactgattggttgaatgtttcactgctaagtaccatatttggtaaaatatttggctgcagagtagagaaccaacaaactcaacccacatatgacgccgagtctgggaatcgaaccccagccacattggtggaaggcgccatccctgcaccccagtgCAATGGAgtataattttgtttattaaaaatttAGTCAATGTGTCCTCCACGTTGAAACTTACATAGCAAACCTCTCGACTTTGCCTAAATGAcgaaaataaagacaaaataaagttGCTTGCTTTAACGGTTGTTTGCCTCAAAACTCTACAAAGTAAAGGTTCGTTCGTCGTGTAGTTCTTGGTGTTTTGATCCATCCGCGGAAGAGGTGTTGGTGCGAACGGCAAGCCTTGGTATAAAGCTAAATCGTGAGTTCATGTTGAAAGCCCAGTGTGCAAAGCTCGTTGATATATcgtaattttattttaatgtaCTCCATGTAATTTCTTCGTTATGTTAATTATTGAACTCAATCGCCTTTTGGTCGAGCGCACTTCAGCAGCAGCTAGCAGCCATTATCAATTCcaagtattgcactgcgcatcctgttctgcgcatatggtttgtcaatatttatacattgtatcgatctacgataatcgagatagtcaggtgacctatattttttattgcatcattttggtgtacaaattatcccctttaaattacaatttttttttacaaatttatcggaaggaaggaaaaaaagatatacCAGCAGAGAGAAGGAGGAGGCGCCAGTTGAAATCGTTGTAAAGCCGAACAGGTTCTATAAAATATACTTTTAATCCAAAAATATATTTCAGGAGAGCAAAAGCAGTTAATTGCCGATTAAAATAAAAAGAGGCTTCAGTATGTGAATCGATCGATACAGAGAATTTGTTACTTAATTGTTATCGATAAAcaaggtgcggttacacggggcacttttactTTTACCGCGGTAAATGACCCTCTTACCACGGAAAACTGCACTTAGTCCTTGTGACCGACATTTCCCAAGGTAaacttcccacgttaaatggtgcggttacacggggcacttttactTTTACCGCGGTAAAAATGACCCTCTTACCTCTTACCTCTTACCTCTTACCTCTTACCTCTTACCACGGAAAACTGCACTTAGTCCTTGTGACCGACATTTCCCAAGGTAaacttcccacgttaaatggtgcggttacacggggcacttttactTTTACCGCGGTAAATGACCCTCTTACCACGGAAAACTGCACTTAGTCCTTGTGACCGACATTTCCCAAGGTAAACTTCCCACGTTTAAACAGTGGATAAAACTCGAAAGGATGGCTGTGTGTTTGAGCGGATTGCCAGGATTGCCTGCGTTCGACGCTGTCGGCGAACCAGCAACACTCGCACAGCGATGGACAACTTGGAAAGCTGAATTCGAATTGTACGTCACTGCTTCGGGGATTAGCGACGCTACCCAAAAGAGAGCTCTTTTACTTCACCTTGCTGGACCCAAAGTCCGAGATATTTTCAATAACTCAATTCCTGCCGAAGTTCGCGGGGACGCGAAAGACTACGACGAAGACTACGACAAAGCTACGGACAGCCTCTCCGACCATTTCAAGCACAGAAAGAATGCTCGACAGACCTTTCTAGCGGCTGGTGAGACTATCAACAATTTTATTAGTCGTTTGCAGAAACTCGTGGAACACTGTGACTACGAAGCCGAACGGGATAATCAGGTCCGAGATCGTGCAATTTCTTTTATCAAGGATAGAAATCTAAAAGCCAAATTGTACCGTGAGGAAACCCTGAGTAAACTGTTGGAAATCGTCAGTCAATACCACGACAAGGAAGCCCCGACTCGCGTACCAGAGGGCCAAGTAAACAATATTCGTGCTGATTCAAGACAAGGGCAAAAGTGCTGGCGGTGCGACAAGGCGGGTCATTTTGCGAAAGATTTTTATCGCTCACGTGATCACAAGTGTGGAAAATGCGGCAAAGTCGGCCATTTTGAGGTGTGTTGCAAGAGTAAACAGACAAAAGAAGATACGCTAAATCGCGATTCAAGCCGTTTTCGTGGAAATAACCGTGGAAAGCCCAAACATGGAAGGATGGCAAGAAATCCACGGGGCCAGCGAGATGTACGTCAGGTGACAGAGCAAACGATGGATGAAAGCCATGGAAACAGGGATGATTTCTATGTGTTCAGCGCAAGCGGAGAAGCACAAAACACTGTAGACGTTATTATAGATTCAGGAGCCAATTGTAATTTAATGTCAGGGGGGTAATGCGAGCTTGTTAGAGTGCGATAAGAGAGTTTATGCCTATGCATCTAACGAACCACTCCAGCTCAGAGGAAAGTGTAATCTTATTGTAGAAGTAGTACCGCAAACCCGTAAGTCCCTTTATGTAGAATTTTATATCACGCGCGACAAAGCTGCAACACTACTAGGTCGTGATACATCTGAATTGCTGGGTGTGCTAAGAGTTGGTGTCCCCATAAATAGCTGTGAATTGAAATATGATGCCACGGGAAACACAGCAAAGCAAGCAAACAGAAAAGCTGCACTCAAGGCAAAATTTCCAAAGGTGTTTGAGGGTTTGGGAAAGCTGAAAGACTATCAATTAAAACTCCACATTGATGAAAATGTTCAGCCCGTAGCTCAGCAAGTGCGACGAATTCCCTTTAGTAGGAGAGCCAAAGTAAACGAAAAGCTGGAAGAATTGCTGAAACTTGACGTGATTGAGAAAGTAGAGGGACCAAACAGTTGTTAACCCGATGGTTAACCCCTTAGTGGTCGTGGAAAAACCTAATGGAGATATAAGAATCTGCCTAGACATGAGACAGGCAAATCAAGCTATCGTGCGAGAAACACCCGGtcccggtccggtccggtccggtccggtggAGGAGACACTCCAAGAGGTGTCCTATGCTAAGGTTTTCTCAAAACTGGATTTAAACATGGCCTTCCATCAAATTGAATTACACCCAGACTCCAGGGACATTACTACTTTCGCTGCGCCCAATGGCTTATAGATACAAACGCCTTCTTTTCGGCATAAACATGGCGACAGAAAAGTTCCAGCAAATTGTGTGGCAGGTGATTAAAGACTGCCCAGGGGCCTACAACCTGCGAGTGGTTGGTGCAAATGAGAAGGAACACGAAGAAAACTTGGAAAGAGTCATGACTAAGTTGCAGGACAATGGGATCACCCTCAACTATGAGTGCGAGATCGGTGTCCCAAGTATGACTTACATGGGCGACGTCCTTTCCGGAGAAGGGTTAAAAGTCTCTGACGAGCGAGTGAAGGCTATCGTCGAAGCACAAGCTCCACAAAATCAGTCTGAGGTAAGAAGTGTTCTTGGATCTGTTCAGTTTTGTGCGAAGTTCATCTCAAACTTCGCGACAATATCGCAATATCAAGTCCGTTGTCCGTTGTTGTCCGTTGTGGGACCTGACCTGCAAGGCGGCAGAATGGCGTTGGGGTCCGAGGGAGGATAAAGCGTTTAGAGATGTCAAATCCCGATTAACTCATGCACCAGTGATGGCCTACCACAGACAAGGTGCCCCAACTCGTCTCACGACTGACGCGTCGTCAGTTGGAATTGGTGCGATACTCGAGCAAGAACAAGAAGACGCAAGTTACAGGCCAATCTATTATGCCAGTCGCAAACTTAGCAAGGTAGAAAAACGATACTCCCAATTTGAAAGAGAAGCCCTTGCCGTCAGATGGCGTGTGAAAAGTTCTACCTGTACCTATATGGGATTAAACTCGAGATCTGTACTGATCACAAGCCCTTGGTGACAGTACTCAGTGCAAGGTCCAAGCCTCCATCAGCCAGAATTGAGAGGTGGCTCCTATACTTGCAGCAGTTCCAGTACGAGTTGACGCATATTCCGGGCAAAGAGAATGCGGCCGATGTTCTCAGCCGTCTGCCCGTCTAACCGTTGGCCAAACCCAAAACGAAGAGACGAGTGAAACAGAAGATTTTGCCTGCAGCGTTGCCATCGAAGCCATGCCAGCTGCATTAAGGCCAAAGCAAGTAGAGATTGCCTCAGCAGACGACACAACCTTGCAGCTAGTGCGCCAAGCTATTACGGGTGACTGGAGCCGTTTGTCGGGGACAGAAGAACTGTGGGTAATTGGGCAAGTGGTGTTGAGAGGTGGTCGTATTGTCATGCCTGAAAGTCTATGGAAACAGACCATAGTGCTAGCTCACGAAGGCCATCAAGGCATGGTCAGAACTAAGTCCAGGTTGCGAGAGAAAGTATGGTGGACAAGCAAGTAGAAGAGGTAGTGCGTGCCTGTCATCTCTGCCAGCTCGTAGGGCCTAGAGCCAAACCAGAGCCAAACCAGAGCCTGAGCCTGAGCCTGTAAGATCAACCAGGCTGCCTGAGGGACCCTGGAAAGAAATCTCAATCGACCTCTTGTATCAAGTGGTGAACACCTATTGGTAGTTTTAGACTACTATTCCCGTTGGATAGAGgcgattcttttaaaaaagacagaCGCCCACCATGTGGTTAAGTCTATGGAAGCTATCTTCAGGACACATGGACTGTGTTGGTTATAATGGGCCACCATTTGCATCGGAACAGTTTGAAGTGTTCTTAGAATATTTGGGGATCCAGCACAAGAAAGGCGTACCCTACTGGCCACAAAGCAACGGAGAAGTGGAAAGTTGCAATGAAACCCTCTTAAAGATTGCCCAGCTTGAAGGGAGAGACTGGGGGAAGGCAGTCCAGGACTTTTTGTTCCAGTACCGAGTTACCCCACACACTGTAACAGGCATATCACCCGCAGAACTGTTAACGGGAAGGAAATTACATGACACACTTCCCAAAGTTGAGTTTTCCGGTGAGCAAGTCACAGAGGGATATTGGCAACAGCGGCTGAGGGAGAGAGATGCTCGTTCGAAACTCCGGCAAAAGGAGTACGCAGACAGAACACGAGGAGCTAAATACAGTGACATTAGATCGggacaggagcccatctggagcctacaactctactgtgttcttgcaacggcgttttcacaagtaaggttatttttagattgaatttcccgctaattagactcccacaggagcccgatgaccaattacaagaaattaagctgacgtcatagggtcaccgaaccggaactgcctttgtttttaattcagcgggaagggctagtctaaaaataaacctacttgtgaaaacgccgtttcacagacgctgtatggaagttgtacgctccagatgggctcctgatcgGGAGATAAAGTATTGTTGAAACAGACACGCGATAGTAAACTCTCACCCAATTTTGAGCCTGACCCATACGTTGTTGCTCACAAGGATGGAAATGCTGTTGTGTTACAAGACGCAGAGGGAAACTGTAAGATGTAAAGATGTAAGATGCGCAATATAGCTCACATGAAG of the Montipora foliosa isolate CH-2021 chromosome 14, ASM3666993v2, whole genome shotgun sequence genome contains:
- the LOC137984475 gene encoding uncharacterized protein → MAYHRQGAPTRLTTDASSVGIGAILEQEQEDASYRPIYYASRKLSKVEKRYSQFEREALAVRWRVKSSTSVPVRVDAYSGQRECGRCSQPSARLTVGQTQNEETSETEDFACSVAIEAMPAALRPKQVEIASADDTTLQLVRQAITGDWSRLSGTEELWVIGQVVLRGGRIVMPESLWKQTIVLAHEGHQGMVRTKSRLREKVWWTSK